In Misgurnus anguillicaudatus chromosome 5, ASM2758022v2, whole genome shotgun sequence, a genomic segment contains:
- the LOC129413710 gene encoding UDP-glucuronosyltransferase 2A1-like — protein MSAFTLKLPFRTLPRTKTMLALCRPQNLVFVAFLWSLPPLSLAGNILVYPVDGSHWLNMDILLRELHNRGHKLTVMRSSNSWYIKENATHYTSITVPVSHISSLEDPEYMTSFLRRNIEIQKNQGSIWSFIHLQKQLLIILEECYRSSAEMVRTILENKKLVKKLKTSKYDLMLTDPGITGGVVLGAYLGLPMVLNVRWNINAEGHFAIAPSPLSYVPIIGSGVTDKMTFVNQLKNVLHYGIGQYIDHVITRPLFQEVISKHIDPDSNVYSLTQGADLWLIRGEFVFEFPRPTMPNVVYIGGFQCKPSKPLPAELETFVESSGEHGVVIMSLGTLLGSLVPDISEVVASAFARLPQKVIWRHVGEKPSTLGNNTLIVDWLPQNDLLGHPKTKAFVTHGGTNGIYEAIYHGVPMLGLPLLFDQFDNMVRLQAKGVAQVLDVTALDVDTLTQALKDILDENQPYQKNMRRMSRLYHDTPLKPMDSAIFWLEFVMRHKGAAHLRTESYKLPWYSYHNLDVLMLLASLFMAVCLFLILISRAVLKVLVKKIKAKKRVIYLATLYICITFKWIVQLP, from the exons ATGTCGGCCTTTACTTTGAAACTTCCCTTCAGGACATTGCCAAGGACCAAG aCAATGCTCGCCTTGTGCCGCCCCCAGAACTTAGTCTTTGTTGCTTTCCTGTGGAGTCTTCCACCACTTTCCCTGGCTGGTAACATCCTGGTGTATCCTGTAGATGGAAGCCACTGGCTTAACATGGACATACTGCTCAGAGAACTTCACAATAGAGGTCATAAACTTACAGTGATGCGTTCCTCTAATAGCTGGTACATTAAGGAGAACGCAACACACTACACGTCCATCACCGTTCCTGTTTCACACATCAGCAGCCTGGAGGATCCAGAGTACATGACATCTTTTCTGAGGAGAAACATTGAAATTCAAAAAAACCAAGGGTCCATTTGGTCATTCATACATCTGCAGAAACAATTGCTTATTATTTTAGAAGAGTGTTACAGATCCTCTGCTGAGATGGTGAGGACCATCCTGGAAAATAAAAAGCTGGTGAAAAAGCTGAAAACATCCAAGTATGATTTAATGCTGACTGACCCAGGCATTACAGGAGGAGTAGTTTTGGGTGCATACCTGGGCCTGCCGATGGTCTTAAATGTCCGGTGGAATATAAATGCGGAGGGCCACTTCGCCATCGCACCCTCGCCTCTTTCCTACGTCCCGATTATCGGATCTGGTGTAACAGACAAAATGACGTTTGTGAACCAATTGAAAAATGTCCTACATTATGGAATTGGTCAGTACATAGATCACGTCATCACAAGGCCTCTCTTTCAAGAAGTTATCAGCAAACACATAGACCCGGATTCCAACGTGTACTCTCTAACCCAAGGAGCTGATCTGTGGCTTATAAGAGGCGAATTTGTATTCGAGTTCCCACGTCCTACAATGCCCAATGTGGTCTACATCGGAGGCTTCCAGTGTAAACCCTCCAAGCCTCTCCCTGCTGAATTGGAGACATTTGTTGAAAGTTCTGGAGAACATGGGGTGGTGATCATGTCGTTGGGTACTTTGCTTGGAAGTCTGGTACCAGACATATCAGAAGTTGTTGCGTCTGCCTTCGCTCGCTTGCCACAAAAGGTGATCTGGAGGCATGTAGGGGAAAAGCCATCTACTTTAGGGAACAATACACTGATAGTGGACTGGTTGCCTCAAAATGACCTCCTAGGCCATCCTAAAACGAAAGCTTTCGTCACACACGGAGGAACGAATGGGATTTACGAGGCTATCTATCACGGCGTACCGATGCTTGGACTTCCACTCCTCTTTGACCAGTTTGACAACATGGTTCGCCTCCAGGCCAAAGGAGTGGCTCAAGTACTCGATGTCACAGCGTTGGATGTAGATACACTTACACAAGCCCTTAAAGACATTCTAGATGAAAATCAACCATACCAGAAAAATATGCGCAGAATGTCACGTTTATATCATGACACGCCCCTGAAGCCAATGGACAGCGCCATCTTCTGGCTGGAGTTTGTCATGAGGCATAAAGGGGCAGCACACTTGCGTACCGAATCTTACAAGTTACCCTGGTATTCCTACCACAACTTGGATGTATTGATGCTTCTAGCAAGTTTGTTTATGGCAGTCTGTCTGTTTTTGATCTTGATAAGCAGGGCTGTGCTGAAGGTTTtggtcaaaaaaataaaagccAAAAAAAGAGTGATATATTTGGCAACACTATACATTTGCATCActtttaaatggatagttcagctcccataa